Proteins encoded by one window of Crassostrea angulata isolate pt1a10 chromosome 9, ASM2561291v2, whole genome shotgun sequence:
- the LOC128162754 gene encoding histone deacetylase 4-like isoform X10 — translation MLHFNPRLFLEMTQSPLTSPVVERRPIPTNIFNDPHLQQGLAKIKHEQELQHQLLIQHYQQQQHQLAQEHEKQLQDHIKIRTEEQYFKQLVFMQKQQELLEQQKIKMQEQHRMEKEIMENERLEQIKNKKDGEQSAVASSEVKARLQNFVLNKKQREASARNSPPALRWGVDQSSPPQGISPPYASHLLGKYEDFPLRKTASEPNLKVRSALKQKLESQRRITHSPILPRKNKFVKRKPQLSLDCSSNSDSGPNSPPAGLHASMVNGSMASKEHDGSSYPFSLYRSMVYHANDLYPSPSMPNISLGRPASSSGNSSSPEADLRSLNHPPRGLPAHLGGYPIYPVTGHEVDLSNPSNPAFLSAQIKALEEARNQAKLGQSIPYSSLQAVPGSAASEARQARIHGRHKPLNRTHSAPLPIGHPFLQQTYLMQQAAAAAAATGDHGGNMSSEQIMKDKMFVKQHIRQAVLQRVGSKSHMENVDEETEARLAQEMRESREQMNEEMRERMEESYIEEKEMQLNLKPRHKGPSHHRPLARTQSSPLVLSIPPPEPQEPTPISYRYTTGIAYDSIMQKHECTCGNHANHPENAARLQSIWSRLQETGLVNRCEKIKSRRATIEELQSCHSELHTILYGTNPMHRHRLLDHVQFCILPCGGIGVDSDTVWNEMHTYTAVRMAAGCVTELALRVANKDLKNGFAVVRPPGHHAEMSTPMGFCYFNSVAIAAKQLKEKSKVNKILIVDWDVHHGNSTQQNFFNDPNVLYISIHRHDNGNFFPGTGNPTDCGSGDGLGFNVNIAFGGALNPPMGDAEYLAAFRTILMPIAKEFNPDIVLISAGFDAAIGHPPPLGGYNVSSACFGHMTRELMSLADGRLVLALEGGYDLPSICDATELCIKALLGDELPPVKEEELCRAPCKPGQETLEETIKIQAKHWPCVQKYLGTIHYSLMEAQKREMEEADTVTALASLSMVAAKQSSMSDESSEPMEEDKS, via the exons ATGCTCCATTTTAATCCGAGGCTTTTTCTGG AAATGACCCAGTCCCCCCTAACCTCGCCAGTGGTGGAGCGccgccccatccccaccaacaTCTTCAACGACCCCCACCTCCAGCAAGGCCTGGCCAAAATCAAGCACGAGCAGGAGCTCCAGCACCAGTTGCTGATTCAGCACTACCAGCAACAGCAGCACCAGCTAGCACAGGAGCACGAGAAACAGCTACAGGACCATATCAAG ATTCGAACAGAGGAGCAGTACTTTAAG cAGTTGGTCTTTATGCAGAAGCAACAAGAGTTGCTGGAGCAACAAAAAATTAAGATGCAGGAGCAACATCGCATGGAGAAAGAAATAATGGAGAACGAGAGACTGGAAcagatcaaaaacaaaaaggacGGAGAACAGA GTGCTGTTGCTTCATCAGAGGTCAAGGCCAGATTGCAAAACTTTGTGCTGAACAAGAAACAGCGCGAAGCCTCTGCCAGAAACTCACCACCCGCCTTACGATGGGG aGTGGACCAAAGTTCCCCTCCCCAGGGAATCTCCCCTCCCTACGCCTCTCATCTCCTGGGCAAATACGAGGATTTTCCACTCAGGAAAACAG CCTCCGAGCCAAACTTGAAGGTGAGGTCTGCGctaaaacaaaaattagaaaGCCAGCGACGAATCACCCACAGCCCAATTCTACCCCGGAAGAACAAATTTGTCAAACGGAAGCCCCAGCTTTCAT TGGACTGCAGCAGCAACTCCGACTCTGGACCAAACTCCCCACCCGCTGGACTTCACGCCTCAATGGTTAATGGCAGCATGGCTTCCAAAGAG CATGATGGAAGCAGCTACCCCTTTTCGTTGTATCGCTCCATGGTGTACCACGCCAATGATTTGTACCCATCCCCATCAATGCCGAACATATCCCTGGGACGCCCCGCATCATCATCT GGTAATTCTAGTTCTCCGGAGGCAGATCTCCGTAGTCTCAATCATCCACCTCGCGGGCTGCCCGCACACCTGGGCGGTTACCCAATTTACCCAGTCACAG gacATGAAGTTGATCTCTCAAACCCCTCCAACCCTGCCTTCCTCTCGGCCCAGATAAAGGCGCTAGAGGAGGCCCGCAATCAGGCCAAACTGGGTCAGTCCATCCCATACTCCTCTCTGCAGGCCGTGCCTGGTAGTGCCGCCTCAGAGGCTCGGCAAGCTAGGATTCATgg GCGACACAAGCCCCTCAACAGAACCCACTCAGCCCCCCTCCCGATCGGCCACCCCTTCTTACAGCAAACCTACTTGATGCAACAAGCAGCGGCAGCCGCTGCAGCAACCGGGGACCACGGAGGCAACATGTCGTCCGAGCAAATAATGAAGGACAAGATGTTCGTGAAGCAGCACATCCGGCAGGCGGTGTTACAGAGGGTGGGCAGCAAGTCTCACATGGAGAACGTGGACGAAGAGACCGAAGCCAGACTCGCTCAG GAGATGCGTGAATCTCGGGAGCAGATGAATGAAGAGATGCGGGAGAGGATGGAGGAGTCGTACATTGAGGAGAAGGAGATGCAGTTGAACCTGAAGCCCCGACACAAGGGGCCTTCCCATCACCGACCACTGGCCCGCACCCAGTCTAGTCCGCTGGTCCTGTCCATCCCACCCCCAGAGCCCCAGGAACCCACCCCCATCTCATATAGATACACCACAG GTATTGCCTATGATTCAATCATGCAGAAACACGAGTGTACGTGTGGTAATCATGCTAACCATCCCGAGAACGCCGCTCGCTTACAGAGTATCTGGTCACGACTACAGGAGACGGGCCTCGTCAACCGGTGTGAA aaaatcaAAAGTCGTCGGGCGACGATTGAAGAGCTTCAAAGTTGTCATTCAGAGCTTCATACGATACTATATGGCACCAACCCCATGCATCGACATAGACTTCTTG ATCATGTTCAATTTTGCATACTGCCTTGTGGAGGAATAGGAGTTGACTCTGACACAGTGTGGAATGAAATGCATACATACACAGCGGTCAGGATG GCTGCAGGATGTGTCACGGAGCTAGCATTAAGAGTTGCTAACAAGGATCTGAAG AATGGTTTCGCTGTGGTTAGACCGCCTGGACATCATGCAGAAATGAGCACACCAAT GGGATTCTGTTATTTCAATTCTGTTGCCATAGCAGCCAAACAGCTAAAAGAGAAATCAAAAGTGAACAAGATCTTGATTGTGGATTGGGACGTTCACCATGGCAACTCCACCCAGCAAAACTTTTTCAATGACCCCAATGTGTTGTACATATCTATTCATCGCCATGACAATGGGAACTTTTTCCCTGGGACCGGTAATCCAACGGACTGTGGATCAGGGGACGGCCTTGGGTTCAATGTCAACATTGCGTTTGGGGGAGCCCTCAATCCTCCCATGGGGGACGCAGAATACCTAGCTGCCTTTAG AACTATTCTGATGCCTATCGCCAAGGAGTTTAACCCCGACATTGTGTTGATTTCGGCTGGATTTGATGCAGCCATAGGTCACCCTCCCCCACTTGGAGGTTACAATGTCTCCTCAGCAT GTTTTGGTCACATGACCCGCGAGTTGATGTCTCTAGCAGATGGTAGACTGGTTCTGGCCCTAGAGGGAGGTTACGACCTGCCGTCAATCTGTGATGCCACAGAACTCTGTATTAAAGCTCTTCTTGGAGATGAG CTACCCCCGGTGAAAGAAGAAGAATTGTGTAGAGCCCCTTGCAAACCAGGGCAGGAAACTCTTGAGGAAACAATTAAAATACAGG ctAAGCACTGGCCCTGTGTCCAGAAATATTTAGGGACCATTCATTATTCGTTGATGGAGGCGCAAAAGCGAGAGATGGAGGAAGCAGACACGGTTACAGCGCTGGCGTCGTTGTCAATGGTGGCTGCCAAACAGAG CAGCATGTCCGACGAATC
- the LOC128162754 gene encoding histone deacetylase 4-like isoform X6: MLTKVLPTIQEEFKSRGNGFKQGESLGSSERESEDEIRDPLGSGDTGMDINSHFTPIRKAEMTQSPLTSPVVERRPIPTNIFNDPHLQQGLAKIKHEQELQHQLLIQHYQQQQHQLAQEHEKQLQDHIKLVFMQKQQELLEQQKIKMQEQHRMEKEIMENERLEQIKNKKDGEQSAVASSEVKARLQNFVLNKKQREASARNSPPALRWGVDQSSPPQGISPPYASHLLGKYEDFPLRKTASEPNLKVRSALKQKLESQRRITHSPILPRKNKFVKRKPQLSLDCSSNSDSGPNSPPAGLHASMVNGSMASKEHDGSSYPFSLYRSMVYHANDLYPSPSMPNISLGRPASSSGNSSSPEADLRSLNHPPRGLPAHLGGYPIYPVTGHEVDLSNPSNPAFLSAQIKALEEARNQAKLGQSIPYSSLQAVPGSAASEARQARIHGRHKPLNRTHSAPLPIGHPFLQQTYLMQQAAAAAAATGDHGGNMSSEQIMKDKMFVKQHIRQAVLQRVGSKSHMENVDEETEARLAQEMRESREQMNEEMRERMEESYIEEKEMQLNLKPRHKGPSHHRPLARTQSSPLVLSIPPPEPQEPTPISYRYTTGIAYDSIMQKHECTCGNHANHPENAARLQSIWSRLQETGLVNRCEKIKSRRATIEELQSCHSELHTILYGTNPMHRHRLLDHVQFCILPCGGIGVDSDTVWNEMHTYTAVRMAAGCVTELALRVANKDLKNGFAVVRPPGHHAEMSTPMGFCYFNSVAIAAKQLKEKSKVNKILIVDWDVHHGNSTQQNFFNDPNVLYISIHRHDNGNFFPGTGNPTDCGSGDGLGFNVNIAFGGALNPPMGDAEYLAAFRTILMPIAKEFNPDIVLISAGFDAAIGHPPPLGGYNVSSACFGHMTRELMSLADGRLVLALEGGYDLPSICDATELCIKALLGDELPPVKEEELCRAPCKPGQETLEETIKIQAKHWPCVQKYLGTIHYSLMEAQKREMEEADTVTALASLSMVAAKQSSMSDESSEPMEEDKS, translated from the exons AAATGACCCAGTCCCCCCTAACCTCGCCAGTGGTGGAGCGccgccccatccccaccaacaTCTTCAACGACCCCCACCTCCAGCAAGGCCTGGCCAAAATCAAGCACGAGCAGGAGCTCCAGCACCAGTTGCTGATTCAGCACTACCAGCAACAGCAGCACCAGCTAGCACAGGAGCACGAGAAACAGCTACAGGACCATATCAAG TTGGTCTTTATGCAGAAGCAACAAGAGTTGCTGGAGCAACAAAAAATTAAGATGCAGGAGCAACATCGCATGGAGAAAGAAATAATGGAGAACGAGAGACTGGAAcagatcaaaaacaaaaaggacGGAGAACAGA GTGCTGTTGCTTCATCAGAGGTCAAGGCCAGATTGCAAAACTTTGTGCTGAACAAGAAACAGCGCGAAGCCTCTGCCAGAAACTCACCACCCGCCTTACGATGGGG aGTGGACCAAAGTTCCCCTCCCCAGGGAATCTCCCCTCCCTACGCCTCTCATCTCCTGGGCAAATACGAGGATTTTCCACTCAGGAAAACAG CCTCCGAGCCAAACTTGAAGGTGAGGTCTGCGctaaaacaaaaattagaaaGCCAGCGACGAATCACCCACAGCCCAATTCTACCCCGGAAGAACAAATTTGTCAAACGGAAGCCCCAGCTTTCAT TGGACTGCAGCAGCAACTCCGACTCTGGACCAAACTCCCCACCCGCTGGACTTCACGCCTCAATGGTTAATGGCAGCATGGCTTCCAAAGAG CATGATGGAAGCAGCTACCCCTTTTCGTTGTATCGCTCCATGGTGTACCACGCCAATGATTTGTACCCATCCCCATCAATGCCGAACATATCCCTGGGACGCCCCGCATCATCATCT GGTAATTCTAGTTCTCCGGAGGCAGATCTCCGTAGTCTCAATCATCCACCTCGCGGGCTGCCCGCACACCTGGGCGGTTACCCAATTTACCCAGTCACAG gacATGAAGTTGATCTCTCAAACCCCTCCAACCCTGCCTTCCTCTCGGCCCAGATAAAGGCGCTAGAGGAGGCCCGCAATCAGGCCAAACTGGGTCAGTCCATCCCATACTCCTCTCTGCAGGCCGTGCCTGGTAGTGCCGCCTCAGAGGCTCGGCAAGCTAGGATTCATgg GCGACACAAGCCCCTCAACAGAACCCACTCAGCCCCCCTCCCGATCGGCCACCCCTTCTTACAGCAAACCTACTTGATGCAACAAGCAGCGGCAGCCGCTGCAGCAACCGGGGACCACGGAGGCAACATGTCGTCCGAGCAAATAATGAAGGACAAGATGTTCGTGAAGCAGCACATCCGGCAGGCGGTGTTACAGAGGGTGGGCAGCAAGTCTCACATGGAGAACGTGGACGAAGAGACCGAAGCCAGACTCGCTCAG GAGATGCGTGAATCTCGGGAGCAGATGAATGAAGAGATGCGGGAGAGGATGGAGGAGTCGTACATTGAGGAGAAGGAGATGCAGTTGAACCTGAAGCCCCGACACAAGGGGCCTTCCCATCACCGACCACTGGCCCGCACCCAGTCTAGTCCGCTGGTCCTGTCCATCCCACCCCCAGAGCCCCAGGAACCCACCCCCATCTCATATAGATACACCACAG GTATTGCCTATGATTCAATCATGCAGAAACACGAGTGTACGTGTGGTAATCATGCTAACCATCCCGAGAACGCCGCTCGCTTACAGAGTATCTGGTCACGACTACAGGAGACGGGCCTCGTCAACCGGTGTGAA aaaatcaAAAGTCGTCGGGCGACGATTGAAGAGCTTCAAAGTTGTCATTCAGAGCTTCATACGATACTATATGGCACCAACCCCATGCATCGACATAGACTTCTTG ATCATGTTCAATTTTGCATACTGCCTTGTGGAGGAATAGGAGTTGACTCTGACACAGTGTGGAATGAAATGCATACATACACAGCGGTCAGGATG GCTGCAGGATGTGTCACGGAGCTAGCATTAAGAGTTGCTAACAAGGATCTGAAG AATGGTTTCGCTGTGGTTAGACCGCCTGGACATCATGCAGAAATGAGCACACCAAT GGGATTCTGTTATTTCAATTCTGTTGCCATAGCAGCCAAACAGCTAAAAGAGAAATCAAAAGTGAACAAGATCTTGATTGTGGATTGGGACGTTCACCATGGCAACTCCACCCAGCAAAACTTTTTCAATGACCCCAATGTGTTGTACATATCTATTCATCGCCATGACAATGGGAACTTTTTCCCTGGGACCGGTAATCCAACGGACTGTGGATCAGGGGACGGCCTTGGGTTCAATGTCAACATTGCGTTTGGGGGAGCCCTCAATCCTCCCATGGGGGACGCAGAATACCTAGCTGCCTTTAG AACTATTCTGATGCCTATCGCCAAGGAGTTTAACCCCGACATTGTGTTGATTTCGGCTGGATTTGATGCAGCCATAGGTCACCCTCCCCCACTTGGAGGTTACAATGTCTCCTCAGCAT GTTTTGGTCACATGACCCGCGAGTTGATGTCTCTAGCAGATGGTAGACTGGTTCTGGCCCTAGAGGGAGGTTACGACCTGCCGTCAATCTGTGATGCCACAGAACTCTGTATTAAAGCTCTTCTTGGAGATGAG CTACCCCCGGTGAAAGAAGAAGAATTGTGTAGAGCCCCTTGCAAACCAGGGCAGGAAACTCTTGAGGAAACAATTAAAATACAGG ctAAGCACTGGCCCTGTGTCCAGAAATATTTAGGGACCATTCATTATTCGTTGATGGAGGCGCAAAAGCGAGAGATGGAGGAAGCAGACACGGTTACAGCGCTGGCGTCGTTGTCAATGGTGGCTGCCAAACAGAG CAGCATGTCCGACGAATC
- the LOC128162754 gene encoding histone deacetylase 4-like isoform X9, which produces MLTKVLPTIQEEFKSRGNGFKQGESLGSSERESEDEIRDPLGSGDTGMDINSHFTPIRKAEMTQSPLTSPVVERRPIPTNIFNDPHLQQGLAKIKHEQELQHQLLIQHYQQQQHQLAQEHEKQLQDHIKIRTEEQYFKQLVFMQKQQELLEQQKIKMQEQHRMEKEIMENERLEQIKNKKDGEQSAVASSEVKARLQNFVLNKKQREASARNSPPALRWGVDQSSPPQGISPPYASHLLGKYEDFPLRKTVDCSSNSDSGPNSPPAGLHASMVNGSMASKEHDGSSYPFSLYRSMVYHANDLYPSPSMPNISLGRPASSSGNSSSPEADLRSLNHPPRGLPAHLGGYPIYPVTGHEVDLSNPSNPAFLSAQIKALEEARNQAKLGQSIPYSSLQAVPGSAASEARQARIHGRHKPLNRTHSAPLPIGHPFLQQTYLMQQAAAAAAATGDHGGNMSSEQIMKDKMFVKQHIRQAVLQRVGSKSHMENVDEETEARLAQEMRESREQMNEEMRERMEESYIEEKEMQLNLKPRHKGPSHHRPLARTQSSPLVLSIPPPEPQEPTPISYRYTTGIAYDSIMQKHECTCGNHANHPENAARLQSIWSRLQETGLVNRCEKIKSRRATIEELQSCHSELHTILYGTNPMHRHRLLDHVQFCILPCGGIGVDSDTVWNEMHTYTAVRMAAGCVTELALRVANKDLKNGFAVVRPPGHHAEMSTPMGFCYFNSVAIAAKQLKEKSKVNKILIVDWDVHHGNSTQQNFFNDPNVLYISIHRHDNGNFFPGTGNPTDCGSGDGLGFNVNIAFGGALNPPMGDAEYLAAFRTILMPIAKEFNPDIVLISAGFDAAIGHPPPLGGYNVSSACFGHMTRELMSLADGRLVLALEGGYDLPSICDATELCIKALLGDELPPVKEEELCRAPCKPGQETLEETIKIQAKHWPCVQKYLGTIHYSLMEAQKREMEEADTVTALASLSMVAAKQSSMSDESSEPMEEDKS; this is translated from the exons AAATGACCCAGTCCCCCCTAACCTCGCCAGTGGTGGAGCGccgccccatccccaccaacaTCTTCAACGACCCCCACCTCCAGCAAGGCCTGGCCAAAATCAAGCACGAGCAGGAGCTCCAGCACCAGTTGCTGATTCAGCACTACCAGCAACAGCAGCACCAGCTAGCACAGGAGCACGAGAAACAGCTACAGGACCATATCAAG ATTCGAACAGAGGAGCAGTACTTTAAG cAGTTGGTCTTTATGCAGAAGCAACAAGAGTTGCTGGAGCAACAAAAAATTAAGATGCAGGAGCAACATCGCATGGAGAAAGAAATAATGGAGAACGAGAGACTGGAAcagatcaaaaacaaaaaggacGGAGAACAGA GTGCTGTTGCTTCATCAGAGGTCAAGGCCAGATTGCAAAACTTTGTGCTGAACAAGAAACAGCGCGAAGCCTCTGCCAGAAACTCACCACCCGCCTTACGATGGGG aGTGGACCAAAGTTCCCCTCCCCAGGGAATCTCCCCTCCCTACGCCTCTCATCTCCTGGGCAAATACGAGGATTTTCCACTCAGGAAAACAG TGGACTGCAGCAGCAACTCCGACTCTGGACCAAACTCCCCACCCGCTGGACTTCACGCCTCAATGGTTAATGGCAGCATGGCTTCCAAAGAG CATGATGGAAGCAGCTACCCCTTTTCGTTGTATCGCTCCATGGTGTACCACGCCAATGATTTGTACCCATCCCCATCAATGCCGAACATATCCCTGGGACGCCCCGCATCATCATCT GGTAATTCTAGTTCTCCGGAGGCAGATCTCCGTAGTCTCAATCATCCACCTCGCGGGCTGCCCGCACACCTGGGCGGTTACCCAATTTACCCAGTCACAG gacATGAAGTTGATCTCTCAAACCCCTCCAACCCTGCCTTCCTCTCGGCCCAGATAAAGGCGCTAGAGGAGGCCCGCAATCAGGCCAAACTGGGTCAGTCCATCCCATACTCCTCTCTGCAGGCCGTGCCTGGTAGTGCCGCCTCAGAGGCTCGGCAAGCTAGGATTCATgg GCGACACAAGCCCCTCAACAGAACCCACTCAGCCCCCCTCCCGATCGGCCACCCCTTCTTACAGCAAACCTACTTGATGCAACAAGCAGCGGCAGCCGCTGCAGCAACCGGGGACCACGGAGGCAACATGTCGTCCGAGCAAATAATGAAGGACAAGATGTTCGTGAAGCAGCACATCCGGCAGGCGGTGTTACAGAGGGTGGGCAGCAAGTCTCACATGGAGAACGTGGACGAAGAGACCGAAGCCAGACTCGCTCAG GAGATGCGTGAATCTCGGGAGCAGATGAATGAAGAGATGCGGGAGAGGATGGAGGAGTCGTACATTGAGGAGAAGGAGATGCAGTTGAACCTGAAGCCCCGACACAAGGGGCCTTCCCATCACCGACCACTGGCCCGCACCCAGTCTAGTCCGCTGGTCCTGTCCATCCCACCCCCAGAGCCCCAGGAACCCACCCCCATCTCATATAGATACACCACAG GTATTGCCTATGATTCAATCATGCAGAAACACGAGTGTACGTGTGGTAATCATGCTAACCATCCCGAGAACGCCGCTCGCTTACAGAGTATCTGGTCACGACTACAGGAGACGGGCCTCGTCAACCGGTGTGAA aaaatcaAAAGTCGTCGGGCGACGATTGAAGAGCTTCAAAGTTGTCATTCAGAGCTTCATACGATACTATATGGCACCAACCCCATGCATCGACATAGACTTCTTG ATCATGTTCAATTTTGCATACTGCCTTGTGGAGGAATAGGAGTTGACTCTGACACAGTGTGGAATGAAATGCATACATACACAGCGGTCAGGATG GCTGCAGGATGTGTCACGGAGCTAGCATTAAGAGTTGCTAACAAGGATCTGAAG AATGGTTTCGCTGTGGTTAGACCGCCTGGACATCATGCAGAAATGAGCACACCAAT GGGATTCTGTTATTTCAATTCTGTTGCCATAGCAGCCAAACAGCTAAAAGAGAAATCAAAAGTGAACAAGATCTTGATTGTGGATTGGGACGTTCACCATGGCAACTCCACCCAGCAAAACTTTTTCAATGACCCCAATGTGTTGTACATATCTATTCATCGCCATGACAATGGGAACTTTTTCCCTGGGACCGGTAATCCAACGGACTGTGGATCAGGGGACGGCCTTGGGTTCAATGTCAACATTGCGTTTGGGGGAGCCCTCAATCCTCCCATGGGGGACGCAGAATACCTAGCTGCCTTTAG AACTATTCTGATGCCTATCGCCAAGGAGTTTAACCCCGACATTGTGTTGATTTCGGCTGGATTTGATGCAGCCATAGGTCACCCTCCCCCACTTGGAGGTTACAATGTCTCCTCAGCAT GTTTTGGTCACATGACCCGCGAGTTGATGTCTCTAGCAGATGGTAGACTGGTTCTGGCCCTAGAGGGAGGTTACGACCTGCCGTCAATCTGTGATGCCACAGAACTCTGTATTAAAGCTCTTCTTGGAGATGAG CTACCCCCGGTGAAAGAAGAAGAATTGTGTAGAGCCCCTTGCAAACCAGGGCAGGAAACTCTTGAGGAAACAATTAAAATACAGG ctAAGCACTGGCCCTGTGTCCAGAAATATTTAGGGACCATTCATTATTCGTTGATGGAGGCGCAAAAGCGAGAGATGGAGGAAGCAGACACGGTTACAGCGCTGGCGTCGTTGTCAATGGTGGCTGCCAAACAGAG CAGCATGTCCGACGAATC